The following are encoded together in the Humulus lupulus chromosome 5, drHumLupu1.1, whole genome shotgun sequence genome:
- the LOC133779289 gene encoding uncharacterized protein LOC133779289, with product MCYTSFVLWLAIQDRLKTKERLYRFNVLPDARCQFCTVEDETIAHLFFECPFTSDRLQQIKSWMHWGISSCQLPCILRLIGRMKTTKFRKMAISAIIAALVYHLWRARNERIWLSSLDNPKSIVQKIKVANLRSLFSDPLWRVLFACNRLLE from the exons atgtgttatactagcTTCGTACTATGGCTTGCTATCCAAGACAGGTTGAAAACTAAAGAAAGGTTGTATCGGTTTAATGTCCTCCCTGATGCTAGATGTCAGTTTTGTACAGTGGAAGATGAAACAATTGCTCACTTATTCTTTGAATGTCCATTTACTAGTGATCGTCTTCAACAGATTAAGAGCTGGATGCACTGGGGGATTTCTTCTTGTCAGCTGCCTTGTATTTTGCGGTTGATTGGAAGAATGAAGACAACAAAGTTCAGGAAAATGGCTATTTCAGCTATTATTGCTGCACTGGTGTATCACTTATGGAGAGCCAGAAACGAAAGAATTTGGCTTTCCTCCCTTGACAATCCAAAAAGCATTGTACAGAAGATTAAAGTAGCTA ATCTAAGAAGTTTGTTTTCAGACCCTCTTTGGAGGGTGCTGTTTGCTTGTAATAGGTTATTGGAGTAA